The Glycine soja cultivar W05 chromosome 19, ASM419377v2, whole genome shotgun sequence genomic sequence GCTAGAATGGAGCTTAAGATCTTTTTGATACTGTAAGACTTTCACTCATTGCACTTATGTATTATGTGACTTGAGAAAGGATTACTGATTGGGATATCTGCTCTAAAATCTGCCCAAGATCATACTCGATAATAATAATGTGACAATTTAATATTCATGTGATGTTATAAATACGAGTTACAAGCATCCCCCAAACATGTGAGTGTGTcaatgaatgaaaatgaaatttcgtAAAAAGAAGATTCGTACTTAAATGGATCaacataaaatcaaatttgatcttAAAGCAATTTTTAGTATTAGTGAAAAATATAACTTGagttaaatttcatattaaggtgtactataaatttaatttatagtttACACAAAGTCGAACTAGGGATGAAAATGGATAAGGTCCGTTCTTATAtctatgtttaaaaataatacttgtATTGAGTCTCGTTGcgaataatcattttaattctCATCCACGTACCCACTAGATACCTATATATTTATACTCGCACTTTACTTATATataaagttaataataataaatcaaatgaaaaaataattaaaataattataataaaaaaatcattcttaaataattcaaataacattaaaagcatacatacataatattaaaagcaaaaaaacgTAACTCGTTGTCCAaactcaaattataaataaattaaattttaaagataatcatTCAACATAATAATTGTTAAAGTTAATAATCTATTGacttaataaaaattctaattaatgtTTTTGATAATGAAACGGTTAAAGATTAGAGACTTACaatattaatcataaaaaatataattattttttattgtaatcataaaaaatataattattttttacgatAATATTGTGAGTATTTATCCTCTCATATCTATTCCTATTCCTTGTGAGTAATTACATGTTttacttataaatattttgcGAATATCCATAGAATTTGGATGCACTTGTTAAAGtcattgttgaattttttttaacattacaaaaaaaagaaaacagattAAGTCTTAAGATAAATTTTCTAACATAAGTCACGTCATTACACATTCAATAAAGTTTGCAGACGTTCACTCAAATATACTCTCAATTTATGATGCTCTGCATCAAGACTATAGCGTATTATTAATGACATTCTTGTACCCTTTTTTTCTCTGGTGAATGGGGATGCATATAGCGCATTATTTCTTTTACTcgcaccttttttttttgttgaatgggGAGGGGAATTAGTCCCCCAAATTATACCCGTACTTGAGCACAAGGAATTGAAAAAACAATctatttaaacaaataataaatactattaatttGATACTCGAAAGTGGTAGATAGCCTAAACTATTTAACAAAAATGAGTCAGAAGAGTTGATGTTCACGGAAGCTTTACTCATCAACTTTACTTTCCCAGCAAGGGAAATGatctttaattcttaaaatatatatttcagctGAGAAAATGTTCAACATGGATGAAGAAAAACTCAACAGCTGTGACAAGAACATTAATAAAACTGGGAGTAAAATCTAAGCATTTGCATATTGCATCCAACAAGTAGATAAAAAGCAAAATACTCTAATAATATACGTAATAAAAAGTGGCATTATGGAATAATAATATCTAGGAGAAAAGACAAACTAACATATGTATAAAACTAGCAAATGCAAGGAAGTTACAAAACACTACACCCGGCTAAAATTGCATTAATTCAGTCAGCCTAAAAACAAGTACAAACTTCTGAATAACAAGAAATTAAATGACCTAAAAAATGCACCTACAGAGTCCATACATATTCTGGTGCATCTTTCCTTTTCCCAGCCAATGTACGATACAAATACATCTTCTCTACCTTCTGCCCATCTTCCAGACTACAATCTTCTTGCTCGTTTTCATTGAAGATCTCCACATTCAACCTTGGCATCTTCTTGGCTAGCAACTTGCAGGCTCCGACAGTCACTTCACAGGACGACATCCAAAGGGATCGCATTGTTTCATACTTCCCTACGTCCGTCAGAAGTGCCATGTCGCCAAAAGGGCAGTCTCTTATCTCAAGCTTCCTAAGCTTCTTGCATCCATTCAACACATACAGCATTCCCTTGTCACCATCCCCAGCAAATGCAATAGACAGCATTTCAAGTTTCTCAGCATACATTCCTATGTAAAGGAAAACCTGGTCAGTCAATTTCCCCGAGAGAGATAGGCGCCTGAGTCGCCTGCAAGACTGCACAATTGCGCCAAAACCTTCGTCCAGTGGCTGCATTGTATCAGGGTCAGGTTTTGTTGCATCAAGGATACACAACCTGAATCGAATAAAATTTGGGCAGTTCTTAGCCACTGTTATGAGTGCAGCATTTGTCATCTGGTGGCAGAAGTAGAGTAACGAGTGAAGCTTAGGGCAGCCCATTGATATTGCAACCAGCCCTTTTTCTGTGACAGCTGCTGGATCCCCAAAGGGAACAGATGGAAAAACCCTCAATTCTTGCAAATCTTTACATGTCGTAGCTACAACACCTAGTCCTTTGTCTCCAATGCAATCCATTATCTGCACAAGtctaaaatttattgatattcaCCAATATAAGAATCAACAAATATAACAGAAaaaagatttgaatttgatagaTTTACCCATAAGCGCTGAAGTTTAACACAGTGATGAATTAGTTTTACCAGAGCACTTCCCTGAATGCCTGCTGCATAGCTCAAGTTCAAAGATGTTAAGTTCG encodes the following:
- the LOC114398221 gene encoding protein AUXIN SIGNALING F-BOX 2-like — translated: MMNYFPDEVIEHIFDYVVSHSDRNALSLVCKSWYRIERCTRQRVFIGNCYSITPERLIQRFPGLKSLTLKGKPHFADFSLVPYDWGGFVHPWVEALAKSRVGLEELRLKRMVVSDESLELLSRSFTHFKSLVLVSCEGFSTDGLAAIAANCRFLRELDLQENEVEDHKGQWLSCFPDNCTSLVSLNFACLKGEVSLGALERFVARSPNLKSLKLNRSVPVDALQRIMMRAPQLSDLGIGSLVHDPESEAYIKLKNTILKCKSITSLSGFLEVAPHCLAAIYPICPNLTSLNLSYAAGIQGSALVKLIHHCVKLQRLWIMDCIGDKGLGVVATTCKDLQELRVFPSVPFGDPAAVTEKGLVAISMGCPKLHSLLYFCHQMTNAALITVAKNCPNFIRFRLCILDATKPDPDTMQPLDEGFGAIVQSCRRLRRLSLSGKLTDQVFLYIGMYAEKLEMLSIAFAGDGDKGMLYVLNGCKKLRKLEIRDCPFGDMALLTDVGKYETMRSLWMSSCEVTVGACKLLAKKMPRLNVEIFNENEQEDCSLEDGQKVEKMYLYRTLAGKRKDAPEYVWTL